In Pseudomonas sp. Leaf58, one DNA window encodes the following:
- a CDS encoding alpha/beta fold hydrolase, protein MSQQIFFAHANGFPSATYSKLFAALAPDYQVQHLAQHGHDPRFPVDDNWQSLVDELLHHLAQQGQPIWGVGHSLGGVLHLHAALRRPEYYRGVVMLDSPVLTRADQWLLRTAKRFGFIDRITPAGRTLGRRETFADRDSARDYFASKSLFRHFDPDCLDAYVEHGLQAMEQGLQLRFNATTEISIYRSIPHTSPAPARQLQVPLAMVRGERSNVIRRHHTLAVRGMPTGEYHSVPGGHMFPLERPADTASLIKGLFDRWSQA, encoded by the coding sequence ATGTCGCAGCAGATTTTCTTCGCCCATGCCAACGGTTTCCCATCGGCTACCTACAGCAAACTGTTCGCTGCCCTGGCGCCGGACTACCAGGTGCAGCACCTGGCCCAACACGGGCACGACCCACGCTTTCCGGTAGACGATAACTGGCAGAGCCTGGTCGATGAGCTGTTGCACCACTTGGCCCAGCAGGGCCAGCCGATATGGGGTGTTGGGCATTCCCTGGGCGGTGTATTGCACCTGCACGCGGCGCTGCGCCGCCCTGAGTATTACCGCGGCGTGGTGATGCTCGATTCGCCAGTGCTCACCCGTGCCGACCAGTGGCTGCTGCGCACCGCCAAGCGCTTTGGCTTTATCGACCGTATCACCCCGGCCGGCCGCACCTTGGGGCGCCGTGAAACCTTCGCTGACCGCGACAGCGCCCGGGATTATTTCGCTAGCAAGTCACTGTTCCGCCATTTTGACCCCGACTGCCTCGATGCGTATGTAGAGCATGGCCTGCAGGCGATGGAGCAAGGGCTTCAACTGCGCTTCAACGCCACTACGGAAATCAGCATTTACCGCAGCATCCCGCATACCAGCCCCGCGCCTGCGCGGCAGTTGCAGGTGCCACTGGCCATGGTCCGGGGCGAGCGTAGCAACGTCATTCGCCGTCACCACACCCTGGCTGTGCGCGGCATGCCCACGGGCGAATACCACAGCGTGCCGGGCGGGCACATGTTCCCGCTGGAGCGGCCAGCCGACACCGCCAGCCTGATCAAGGGCCTGTTCGACCGCTGGAGCCAGGCATGA
- the sixA gene encoding phosphohistidine phosphatase SixA, translating into MKLWVLRHGEAEPRANSDAERRLTAHGREQVLHSAARLLGQPLQAIIASPYVRAQQTAALVHDTLGFTEPVRTVPWLTPESDVQQVIGEIERLGLEHVLLVSHQPLVGTLVGVLEHGHQQQPAGMSTASLAELEGEWPLAGLMTLLAISSPA; encoded by the coding sequence GTGAAGTTGTGGGTGTTGCGCCATGGCGAAGCGGAGCCAAGGGCCAACAGCGATGCCGAACGCCGGTTGACCGCCCATGGCCGCGAGCAGGTGCTGCACAGCGCCGCGCGCCTGCTGGGGCAGCCGTTGCAGGCGATCATCGCCAGCCCCTATGTGCGCGCCCAGCAAACGGCAGCTTTGGTGCATGACACCCTGGGCTTCACCGAGCCGGTGCGCACGGTGCCCTGGCTGACGCCCGAAAGTGATGTGCAGCAGGTCATCGGCGAAATCGAGCGGCTGGGCCTGGAGCATGTACTGCTGGTCAGCCATCAGCCGCTGGTCGGTACCTTGGTTGGGGTGTTGGAGCATGGTCACCAGCAGCAACCGGCGGGCATGAGCACTGCAAGCCTGGCAGAGCTGGAAGGGGAGTGGCCGCTGGCTGGGCTGATGACACTTCTGGCGATCAGCTCACCCGCCTGA
- a CDS encoding DUF4389 domain-containing protein, which yields MNDTPEHAQRESIILRVLWMLVFLVVWQLAELLLAGLVLVQLIYRLVYGSPSASLMNFGDSLSQYLAQIGRFGSFHSDQKPWPFADWPAPRAPEGEAPHAVAPAPHPVRDEEPKL from the coding sequence ATGAACGATACGCCCGAACACGCCCAGCGCGAGTCGATCATCCTGCGGGTACTGTGGATGCTGGTGTTCCTGGTGGTCTGGCAGCTGGCCGAACTGCTGCTCGCTGGGCTGGTGCTGGTACAACTGATCTATCGCCTGGTGTACGGCTCCCCCAGCGCTAGCCTGATGAACTTCGGCGACAGCCTCAGCCAGTACTTGGCGCAGATCGGCCGCTTCGGCAGCTTCCACAGCGACCAGAAACCGTGGCCGTTCGCCGATTGGCCGGCACCGCGTGCTCCGGAAGGCGAGGCGCCGCACGCCGTGGCCCCGGCCCCGCACCCGGTGCGTGACGAGGAGCCCAAGCTGTGA
- a CDS encoding NAD(P)H-dependent glycerol-3-phosphate dehydrogenase yields MTEQQPVAVLGGGSFGTAVANLLAENGVPVRQWMRDPAQAEAMRVNRENPRYLKGIRLHDGVEPVTDLLATLQASELVFVALPSSALRSVLAPHAELLRGKGLVSLTKGIEAQSFKLMSQILEEIAPDARIGVLSGPNLAREIAEHALTATVVASEDEKLCQQVQAVLHGRTFRVYASADRFGVELGGALKNVYAIIAGMAVALGMGENTKSMLITRALAEMTRFAVSQGANPMTFLGLAGVGDLIVTCSSPKSRNYQVGHALGQGLSLEQAVNRLGEVAEGVNTIKVLKAKAQEVQVYMPLVAGLHAILFEGRTLNQVIEHLMRAEPKTDVDFISISGFN; encoded by the coding sequence ATGACTGAACAGCAACCTGTTGCAGTTCTGGGGGGCGGTAGCTTCGGCACCGCCGTGGCGAACCTGCTGGCGGAAAACGGTGTGCCGGTGCGCCAATGGATGCGCGACCCGGCGCAGGCCGAGGCCATGCGCGTCAACCGCGAGAATCCGCGCTATCTCAAGGGCATTCGCCTGCATGATGGCGTCGAGCCGGTCACCGACCTGTTGGCCACCTTGCAGGCCAGCGAGCTGGTCTTCGTTGCCCTGCCCTCAAGCGCCCTGCGCAGCGTGCTGGCGCCGCATGCCGAGTTGCTGCGCGGTAAGGGCCTGGTCAGCCTGACCAAGGGCATCGAAGCGCAAAGCTTCAAGCTGATGAGTCAGATCCTCGAAGAAATTGCCCCGGATGCCCGCATCGGCGTGCTGTCTGGCCCCAACTTGGCCCGTGAAATCGCCGAGCACGCGCTGACCGCCACGGTGGTCGCCAGTGAGGACGAAAAACTGTGTCAGCAGGTTCAGGCCGTACTGCATGGGCGTACCTTCCGTGTCTACGCCAGTGCCGACCGCTTTGGCGTCGAGCTGGGCGGGGCGCTGAAGAACGTATACGCCATCATCGCTGGCATGGCCGTGGCCCTGGGCATGGGCGAGAACACCAAGAGCATGCTGATTACCCGTGCCCTGGCCGAGATGACCCGCTTCGCCGTCAGCCAGGGCGCCAACCCCATGACCTTCCTTGGCCTGGCCGGCGTCGGTGACCTGATCGTCACCTGTTCTTCGCCCAAGAGCCGCAACTACCAGGTGGGCCACGCGCTGGGCCAGGGTTTGAGCCTGGAGCAGGCAGTCAACCGCTTGGGCGAAGTGGCCGAAGGCGTCAACACCATCAAGGTGCTCAAGGCCAAGGCCCAGGAAGTGCAGGTGTACATGCCACTGGTGGCGGGCCTGCATGCCATTCTGTTCGAAGGCCGTACGCTGAACCAGGTGATCGAGCACCTGATGCGCGCCGAGCCCAAGACCGATGTCGATTTCATTTCCATCAGCGGTTTCAACTGA